In a genomic window of Diabrotica undecimpunctata isolate CICGRU chromosome 2, icDiaUnde3, whole genome shotgun sequence:
- the Stt3B gene encoding dolichyl-diphosphooligosaccharide--protein glycosyltransferase subunit STT3B, whose product MVQAGLKKSSVSKINSKAGISSLIIFVVLLLAWIAGFSSRLFAVIRFESIIHEFDPWFNYRATAYMVKHGFYNFLNWFDERAWYPLGRIVGGTVYPGLMLTSGSIHYILHLLHINVHIRDICVFLAPVFSGLTSISTYYLTKELWSAGAGLFAACFIAIVPGYISRSVAGSYDNEGIAIFALQFTYYLWIKSVKTGSVFWSVAASLSYFYMVSAWGGYVFIINLIPLHVFVLLLMGRYSNRLFTSYTTFYILGLIFSMQIPFVGFQPIRTSEHMAAGGVFALMFAVGALKYLQSMMSKSEFKSFVIFGGLISAAVVFLGVVLLTYAGYVAPWSGRFYSLWDTGYAKIHIPIIASVSEHQPTTWFSFFFDLHILVVTFPAGLWYTIKNINDERVFVVLYALSAVYFAGVMVRLMLTLTPVVCILSGIAFSGLLELFLRDEDTTRNEDSEEELPCTSCKRLYDKAGKVPKMKHEQSKEPDSIGPNLRSIVTVVILLLLMLFAVHCTWVTSNAYSSPSIVLASYGSDGSRQILDDFREAYFWLSQNTADDARVMSWWDYGYQIAGMANRTTLVDNNTWNNSHIALVGKAMSSNESAAYEIMTALDVDYVLVIFGGVIGYSGDDINKFLWMVRIAEGEHPKDIRESDYFTEHGEFRIDAEGSPTLLNCLMYKLSYYRFGELKLDYRSPAGYDRTRNAVIGNKDFQLTYLEEAYTTEHWLVRVYRVKKPDEFNRPRIPVANRVVKTSNYVSKKNTKRKKGTIKNKPIIVKGKRLSTKQ is encoded by the exons ATGGTTCAAGCCGGTCTGAAAAAGTCATCAGTATCAAAAATAAATAGCAAAGCTGGAATTAGTAGTTTAATAATTTTCGTAGTCCTACTTCTAGCATGGATCGCAGGGTTTTCTTCACGTCTATTTGCAGTAATTAGATTTGAAAGTATCATTCATGAATTTGATCCCTG GTTCAATTATAGAGCCACGGCATATATGGTAAAACAtggattttataattttttaaattggttTGATGAAAGAGCATGGTATCCTTTGGGAAGAATTGTGGGGGGTACTGTTTATCCAGGTTTGATGTTAACGTCGGGGAGTATTCACTACATCCTTCATTTACTCCATATAAATGTACATATTCGTGATATATGTGTGTTTTTGGCTCCTGTTTTCAG tggcCTTACATCAATTTCCACATATTACCTAACAAAGGAATTGTGGTCAGCTGGAGCTGGATTGTTTGCAGCATGTTTTATTGCCATAGTGCCTGGTTATATAAGTCGTTCAGTGGCAGGTAGTTATGACAATGAAGGTATAGCCATTTTTGCCTTACAGTTTACATATTATCTCTGGATTAAATCTGTGAAAACTGGATCAGTATTTTGGTCTGTTGCAGCTTCATTGTCATATTTCTACATG GTGTCAGCATGGGGTGGTTACGTTTTTATCATCAACTTGATCCCCCTACATGTATTTGTTCTACTTTTAATGGGTAGATATTCTAACCGATTATTTACGAGTTACACAACATTTTATATACTAGGGTTAATTTTCTCGATGCAAATTCCTTTTGTTGGTTTCCAACCTATTAGGACCAGTGAACACATGGCAGCCGGAG gtGTTTTTGCACTGATGTTTGCTGTTGGGGCTTTGAAGTACTTACAGTCAATGATGTCAAAATCAGAATTTAAATCCTTCGTAATATTTGGTGGACTTATATCAGCAGCGGTAGTGTTCTTAGGTGTTGTTTTACTTACTTATGCAGGATATGTAGCTCCATGGAGTGGAAG ATTCTATTCATTATGGGATACCGGCTATGCGAAAATACACATACCAATTATAGCTTCTGTATCAGAACATCAACCGACAACATGGTTTTCCTTCTTCTTTGACTTACATATATTAGTTGTCACGTTTCCAGCTGGCCTCTGgtatacaattaaaaatataaatgacgAAAGAGTATTTG ttgttttataTGCTCTAAGTGCAGTGTATTTCGCTGGAGTTATGGTTCGTCTCATGCTCACCTTGACTCCAGTTGTCTGCATATTAAGTGGAATAGCTTTCTCCGGTCTATTAGAACTATTTTTGAGAGACGAAGATACCACTAGAAATGAAGACAGTGAAGAAGAATTGCCATGCACGTCATGTAAAAGGTTGTATGATAag GCTGGAAAGGTACCAAAAATGAAACATGAACAATCGAAAGAACCTGACAGCATTGGACCAAACTTGAGAAGTATTGTAACTGTGGTAATCTTATTATTGTTAATGTTGTTTGCCGTCCATTGTACTTGGGTTACAAGTAATGCCTATTCGAGTCCAAGCATCGTGTTGGCTTCATATGGAAGTGATGGGTCTAGACAAATTCTTGATGACTTCAGAGAAGCCTACTTTTGGCTTTCTCAAAATACCGCCGACGACGCCAGAGTTATGAGTTG gtGGGACTATGGATATCAGATAGCGGGTATGGCTAATAGGACTACTCTGGTTGATAATAATACATGGAATAACAGTCACATTGCTTTGGTGGGAAAAGCGATGTCATCTAACGAATCTGCTGCCTACGAAATTATGACTGCTTTAGACGTCGATTATGTATTAGTTATTTTTGGCGGTGTCATCGGATATTCTGGTGatgatattaataaatttttatggaTGGTTCGTATCGCTGAAGGAGAACATCCAAAGGATATTAGG GAAAGCGATTACTTTACGGAACATGGTGAATTTAGAATTGACGCCGAAGGTTCTCCGACATTGTTGAACTGTCTTATGTACAAATTGAGCTATTATCGATTTGGAGAATTAAAATTAGACTACAGAAGTCCCGCAGGATATGACCGTACTAGAAACGCCGTCATTGGAAATAAAGATTTCCAGCTTACTTATTTAGAAGAGGCTTATACTACCGAACATTGGCTCGTAAGAGTATACAG GGTTAAAAAACCAGATGAATTCAACAGACCTAGAATCCCTGTTGCAAACAGAGTAGTTAAAACCAGTAACTACGTATCAAAAAAG aatacTAAACGTAAGAAGGGTACTATTAAGAACAAACCCATTATAGTTAAAGGAAAGAGACTGTCTACAAAACAATag